The following proteins are co-located in the Lagenorhynchus albirostris chromosome 2, mLagAlb1.1, whole genome shotgun sequence genome:
- the LOC132516033 gene encoding chymosin, protein MRCLVVLLSVLALSQGTGITRIPLHKGKPLRKALKEHGLLEDFLQKHQSAVSSKYSSFGEVASEPLTSYLDSQYFGKIYIGTPPQEFTVVFDTGSSDLWVPSVYCKSDACQNHQRFDPSMSSTFQNLGKPLSIQYGTGSMQGFLGYDTVTVSDIVDTQQTVGLSTQEPGDVFTYSEFDGILGLAYPSLASEYSVPVFDNMMNRHLVAQDLFSVYMDRNGQESMLTLGAIDPSYYTGSLHWVPVTLQKYWQFTVDSVTIGGVVVACDGGCQAILDTGTSMLVGPSSDILNIQMAIGATQNQYGEFDIDCGSLSSMPTVVFEINSRMYPLTPSAYTNQDQGFCTSGFQGENNSQQWILGDVFIREYYSVFDRANNRVGLAKAI, encoded by the exons ATGAGGTGTCTCGTGGTGCTACTTTCAGTCCTCGCTCTCTCCCAGGGCACTGGGATCACCAG GATCCCTCTGCACAAAGGCAAACCCCTGAGAAAGGCACTAAAAGAGCATGGGCTCCTGGAGGACTTCCTGCAGAAACACCAGTCTGCCGTCAGCAGCAAGTACTCCAGCTTCGGGGAGGTGGCCAGTGAGCCCCTGACCAGCTACCTGGAT AGTCAGTACTTTGGGAAGATCTACATTGGGACCCCGCCCCAGGAGTTCACTGTGGTGTTTGACACTGGCTCCTCCGACCTCTGGGTGCCCTCTGTCTACTGCAAGAGCGACGCCTGCC AAAATCACCAGCGCTTCGACCCAAGCATGTCGTCCACCTTCCAGAACCTGGGCAAGCCCCTGTCCATCCAGTATGGCACGGGCAGCATGCAGGGCTTCCTGGGCTACGACACCGTCACT GTCTCCGACATTGTGGACACCCAGCAGACTGTGGGCCTGAGCACCCAGGAACCTGGTGACGTCTTCACCTACTCCGAGTTCGATGGGATCCTGGGGCTGGCCTACCCCTCCCTTGCCTCTGAGTACTCGGTCCCCGTGTTTGACAACATGATGAACAGGCACCTGGTGGCCCAAGACCTGTTCTCGGTTTACATGGACAG GAATGGCCAGGAGAGCATGCTCACACTGGGGGCCATTGACCCGTCCTACTACACAGGATCCCTGCACTGGGTGCCTGTGACCTTGCAGAAGTACTGGCAGTTCACCGTGGACAG TGTCACCATCGGCGGTGTGGTGGTGGCCTGTGATGGTGGCTGTCAGGCCATCCTGGACACGGGCACCTCCATGCTGGTCGGGCCCAGCAGTGACATCCTTAACATCCAGATGGCCATCGGAGCCACACAGAACCAGTATGGTGAG TTTGACATCGACTGCGGCAGCCTGAGCAGCATGCCTACGGTGGTCTTTGAGATCAACAGCAGAATGTACCCACTGACCCCCTCCGCCTACACCAACCAG GACCAGGGCTTCTGCACCAGTGGCTTCCAGGGTGAAAATAATTCCCAGCAGTGGATCCTGGGGGATGTCTTCATCCGGGAGTATTACAGCGTCTTTGACAGGGCCAACAACCGCGTGGGGCTGGCCAAGGCCATCTGA